In Fusarium fujikuroi IMI 58289 draft genome, chromosome FFUJ_chr08, one genomic interval encodes:
- a CDS encoding related to aliphatic nitrilase, protein MDQTVKVGAVQAEPVWLDLEGSVDKTISLIEKAAVDGVQVLGFPEVWIPGYPWYDRNLQMWTSPVINNGGWIHEYMANSMRRDSPQMKRIQQAVKKAGMLVVLGYSERDGASLYMGQSFIDTSGEIIHHRRKIKPTHVERTIWGEGQAESLKVVVDTKFGKVGALNCWEHLQPLLRYNEYAQGVQIHIASWPAEFEMPDPEKIAWLYHETGEASYRASQFMAIEGATFVAVASQVLTEKNLERNGLTGNPVTKTPGGGFSMIFGPDGKPLAEPIGDGEEGIITAVVNLRDIDKPKAFIDVVGHYARPDLLSLKVNEKVAKHVVVD, encoded by the exons ATGGACCAAACTGTTAAAGTCGGTGCCGTGCAAGCAGAGCCTGTATGGCTCGACCTAGAAGGAAGTGTTGACAAAACCATCTCCCTGATCGAGAAAGCAGCCGTTGATGGAGTCCAAGTACTTGGGTTTCCAGAAGTTTGGATTCCTGGTTATCCATGGTATGATCGGAATCT GCAAATGTGGACATCTCCAGTCATCAACAATGGAGGTTGGATCCACGAGTACATGGCCAATTCTATGCGCCGAGACTCACCTCAGATGAAGCGAATCCAACAAGCTGTCAAGAAAGCGGGTATGCTCGTCGTTCTCGGGTACAGCGAGCGAGATGGAGCAAGCCTGTACATGGGACAATCATTCATCGATACAAGTGGCGAAATTATCCATCATCGACGAAAGATCAAGCCTACTCACGTGGAACGAACAATCTGGGGCGAAGGACAGGCCGAATCGCTCAAAGTTGTCGTTGACACCAAGTTCGGAAAGGTCGGCGCGTTGAACTGCTGGGAGCATTTGCAGCCATTGCTTCGATACAACGAATATGCACAGGGTGTGCAGATCCATATCGCCAGTTGGCCAGCTGAGTTCGAGATGCCAGACCCTGAAAAGATTGCTTGGCTGTACCACGAGACCGGCGAGGCGAGCTATCGCGCAAGTCAGTTCATGGCCATTGAAGGGGCAACTTTTGTCGCTGTGGCCTCACAGGTTCTCACCGAAAAGAACTTGGAAAGAAACGGGCTGACAGGCAATCCTGTCACCAAAACA CCGGGTGGCGGATTCTCGATGATCTTTGGGCCCGACGGCAAGCCACTTGCAGAGCCTATCGGTGACGGTGAAGAGGGCATCATAACGGCTGTGGTCAATCTGAGAGATATTGATAAGCCCAAGGCTTTCATTGACGTCGTTGGGCATTATGCGCGGCCTGACCTGCTGagtctcaaggtcaacgagaAGGTTGCAAAGCATGTCGTCGTGGATTAG